In Bombina bombina isolate aBomBom1 chromosome 6, aBomBom1.pri, whole genome shotgun sequence, a single genomic region encodes these proteins:
- the LOC128664590 gene encoding tigger transposable element-derived protein 1-like: MALAPGDEKKRIRKPLTLNQKLEMIKMSEQGMSISDIGRKLGLARTTVSTVVNAKEKYLKEVKSATPVHTKVIRKRDNLIAEMEKLLVVWIEDQTSHNVPLSQAIIQSKALSLFNAMKTDRGESAKDENFEASRGWFNRFKERSHLHNIKVQGEAASADVESAEAFPEELAKIIEDGGYTTQQIFNVDETGLFWKKMPSRTFIAKEEKLMPGFKAAKDRLTLLLGANAAGDLKLKPMMIYHSENPRALKNYAKSSLPVYYKSNTKAWMTASLFTTWFTDYFKPTVEAYCKEKKIPFKILMLTDNAPSHPRALMEMYNEIQVVFLPANTTSILQPMDQGVIATFKAYYLKKTFTAAITALDSDASDGATQNKLKAFWKGFTILDAIKAIRDSWNEVSESALRRVWKKLIPTFMDDVPGLETSVEEVNASVVDMARQLELEVEPEDVTELLASHDQPLTDEDLIMIEEQRRLFLETDGSTDEDPVCIREMPTKELEEYVNLIETGLAGLEQIDGNFERSSSVNKIVSNGIACYKEILRERKRQSMKQTSLLSYFNKVPQPSSSPSTSRPDESLSSSPPSKLICIENSDDES; encoded by the coding sequence ATGGCCCTGGCTCCAGGTGATGAAAAAAAGAGGATCCGTAAGCCTCTTACATTGAATCAAAAGTTGGAAATGATAAAGATGAGTGAGCAAGGCATGTCCATCTCAGATATAGGCCGCAAGTTAGGTTTGGCTCGCACAACAGTTAGCACAGTGGTGAACGCTaaagaaaaatacttaaaagaagtaAAAAGTGCTACTCCAGTGCACACAAAAGTGATTCGCAAGAGAGACAACCTTATTGCTGAAATGGAGAAGCTGCTAGTGGTTTGGATAGAAGATCAAACCAGccacaatgttcctttaagccaaGCCATTATTCAAAGCAAGGCACTATCCTTGTTTAATGCAATGAAGACTGATAGAGGTGAGAGTGCTAAAGATGAAAATTTTGAAGCTAGCAGAGGTTGGTTTAACAGGTTTAAGGAAAGAAGTCATCTGCACAACATTAAAGTGCAAGGGGAAGCAGCTAGTGCAGATGTTGAATCTGCAGAGGCTTTTCCAGAAGAGCTGGCTAAAATTATAGAAGATGGTGGTTACACCACACAGCAAATATTTAATGTTGATGAAACCggccttttctggaaaaaaatgccATCTAGgacattcattgcaaaggaggaaaaGTTAATGCCAGGATTCAAAGCTGCAAAGGATCGACTAACACTGCTTTTAGGTGCTAATGCAGCTGGTGATTTGAAGCTGAAGCCTATGATGATCTACCATTCTGAGAATCCCAGGGCTCTGAAAAACTATGCTAAATCTAGCCTGCCTGTTTACTACAAATCAAACACTAAAGCCTGGATGACTGCAAGTCTATTTACAACATGGTTTACAGATTATTTTAAACCCACAGTTGAAGCCTACTGCaaggaaaaaaaaattccttttaaaatTTTAATGCTTACTGACAATGCACCTTCTCACCCACGAGCATTAATGGAAATGTACAATGAGATTCAAGTTGTTTTCTTGCCTGCAAACACCACATCTATTCTTCAGCCTATGGATCAGGGAGTGATTGCAACCTTCAAAGCATATTATTTGAAGAAGACATTTACTGCTGCTATAACTGCCTTAGATAGCGATGCATCTGATGGTGCTACACAGAACAAATTAAAAGCCTTCTGGAAAGGATTTACAATTCTAGATGCTATTAAAGCAATTAGAGATTCCTGGAATGAAGTTTCAGAATCAGCATTGAGACGTGTGTGGAAAAAGCTTATCCCCACCTTTATGGATGATGTTCCCGGCCTTGAGACTTCGGTAGAGGAAGTCAATGCTAGCGTTGTGGACATGGCTAGACAACTGGAACTAGAAGTGGAGCCTGAAGATGTTACAGAATTGCTTGCATCTCATGACCAGCCATTGACAGATGAAGATTTGATTATGATTGAAGAGCAAAGAAGACTGTTTCTTGAAACTGATGGTTCTACTGATGAAGACCCAGTTTGCATTAGGGAAATGCCAACAAAAGAATTAGAGGAATATGTCAATTTAATTGAAACGGGTTTGGCAGGTTTGGAGCAGATTGATGGCAATTTTGAAAGAAGTTCTTCAGTTAATAAAATTGTGTCAAATGGAATTGCATGTTATAAAGAAATACTTCGAGAAAGGAAGCGTCAGTCCATGAAGCAAACTTCTTTGCTATCATattttaataaagtcccacagccaTCATCATCACCTTCAACATCAAGACCTGATGAATCTTTGTCAAGTTCTCCACCTTCAAAACTGATTTGCATTGAAAACTCAGATGATGAATCATAA